In the genome of Halobacterium noricense, one region contains:
- a CDS encoding VanZ family protein gives MTPRRWRVLAVVSIAAVLAGSLAPGATAGGLPAGVDKFLHAAGYAMIALSLAGAQRAETGRTLVSIVLATALLGVGIEVVQPLVGRTASLLDAVANLLGATAGAFGWWVRTN, from the coding sequence GTGACGCCGCGACGCTGGCGCGTCCTCGCGGTGGTCTCGATAGCCGCCGTGCTCGCGGGGTCGCTCGCGCCCGGCGCGACAGCCGGCGGGCTGCCCGCGGGTGTGGACAAATTCCTCCACGCCGCCGGCTACGCGATGATTGCGCTCTCGCTGGCGGGCGCGCAGCGAGCCGAGACGGGGCGGACACTCGTTTCTATCGTACTCGCTACGGCGCTGCTCGGCGTCGGCATCGAGGTCGTCCAGCCGCTCGTCGGCCGGACCGCGAGCCTCCTCGACGCCGTCGCGAATCTCCTAGGCGCGACGGCCGGCGCGTTCGGCTGGTGGGTCCGGACGAACTGA
- a CDS encoding formyltetrahydrofolate deformylase, whose translation MPKPNGSPETAATTNDLTEITVVGADRTGIVAEVTGLLFEHGVNVEDIEQTVRDGVFRMTLLADTSPIDDADDRWEAEDEAEPADLAGDATTRAAFRERLADIGDQLGVDVRVRFPDERDEGVAVLVTKEDHCLRALLDADFDAEVRVVIGNHPDLESVAREHDVPFYDVGDGTGTPDEERLLDLLDEYDVDLVVLARYMRILSPDVVFRYAGRIINIHPSLLPAFPGAQAYRQAVEEGVRVAGVTAHYVTTDLDQGPILTQRAFDVPPTATVQNVKDRGQPLEADALVEAVRVHLAGDATVRRGSVEVTGDHQFGMPDEASAANPDRPVDAPPADD comes from the coding sequence ATGCCGAAGCCGAACGGCAGTCCAGAGACGGCAGCGACGACGAACGACCTGACCGAAATCACGGTCGTCGGAGCCGACCGCACGGGAATCGTCGCCGAAGTCACTGGACTGCTGTTCGAACACGGGGTCAACGTCGAGGACATCGAGCAGACCGTCCGCGACGGCGTCTTCCGCATGACGCTGCTGGCCGACACCAGCCCCATCGACGACGCCGACGACCGCTGGGAGGCCGAGGACGAAGCCGAGCCCGCCGACCTCGCGGGCGACGCGACGACGCGCGCGGCGTTCCGCGAGCGCCTCGCCGACATCGGCGACCAACTCGGCGTCGACGTCCGCGTGCGCTTCCCCGACGAACGCGACGAGGGCGTCGCCGTCCTCGTCACCAAGGAAGACCACTGCCTGCGCGCGCTGTTGGACGCCGACTTCGACGCCGAAGTTCGCGTGGTCATCGGGAACCACCCCGACCTCGAATCCGTCGCGCGCGAGCACGACGTCCCGTTCTACGACGTCGGCGACGGCACCGGTACCCCGGACGAGGAGCGCCTGCTCGACCTGCTCGACGAGTACGACGTCGACCTCGTCGTGCTCGCGCGGTACATGCGCATCCTCAGCCCGGACGTCGTCTTCCGGTACGCCGGCCGCATCATCAACATTCACCCGAGCCTGCTGCCCGCATTCCCCGGCGCACAGGCCTACCGGCAGGCCGTCGAAGAAGGCGTCCGCGTCGCGGGCGTCACCGCCCACTACGTCACCACGGACCTCGACCAGGGCCCGATTCTCACCCAACGCGCGTTCGACGTGCCGCCGACGGCGACCGTTCAGAACGTGAAAGACCGCGGGCAGCCCCTCGAAGCCGACGCGCTCGTCGAAGCCGTCCGCGTCCACCTCGCCGGCGACGCGACGGTCCGCCGCGGCAGCGTCGAAGTCACCGGCGACCACCAGTTCGGGATGCCCGACGAAGCCAGCGCGGCGAATCCCGATAGGCCCGTGGACGCGCCGCCCGCCGACGACTAG
- the purS gene encoding phosphoribosylformylglycinamidine synthase subunit PurS gives MTAYTATVTVRLKHGVLDPEAETTQKALERLGFELGDLRSADRFEIDLDAADSDEAAARAGEMADRLLANPTIHDYDVTVEAAE, from the coding sequence ATGACCGCGTACACCGCGACGGTGACGGTCCGACTCAAGCACGGGGTCCTCGACCCGGAAGCCGAGACCACCCAGAAAGCCCTCGAACGCCTCGGCTTCGAGCTCGGGGACCTGCGGTCGGCGGACCGCTTCGAAATCGACCTCGACGCTGCCGACAGCGACGAAGCGGCCGCCCGCGCAGGCGAAATGGCCGACCGTCTGCTCGCGAACCCAACCATCCACGACTACGACGTAACCGTCGAAGCAGCAGAATGA
- a CDS encoding MOSC domain-containing protein — MNGVGTAERIYTAPDAGVEMVERSDVEAVAGRGLRGDRYFSDIETGTFVTWDADEDRKDGYDLTLIESEAVEAIEREAGIELAPGEHRRNVVTQDVALNHLVGTRFRVGSVVCRGHRLCEPCEYLQDLLGEDVLDALAHRGGLRADVLETGVIRPGDTVEPLD; from the coding sequence ATGAACGGTGTGGGCACTGCCGAACGAATCTACACTGCGCCGGACGCCGGCGTCGAGATGGTCGAGCGCAGCGACGTCGAAGCCGTCGCCGGACGCGGCCTCCGCGGCGACCGCTACTTCAGCGACATCGAGACGGGGACGTTCGTCACGTGGGACGCCGACGAGGACCGAAAGGACGGCTACGACCTGACGCTCATCGAGTCGGAAGCCGTGGAGGCAATCGAGCGCGAGGCGGGCATCGAACTCGCGCCCGGCGAGCACCGCCGGAACGTCGTCACGCAGGACGTCGCGCTGAACCACCTCGTCGGCACGCGGTTCCGGGTCGGTAGCGTCGTCTGCCGAGGCCACCGGCTGTGCGAACCCTGCGAGTACCTGCAGGACCTCCTCGGAGAAGACGTCCTCGACGCGCTCGCGCACCGCGGCGGCCTCCGGGCCGACGTGCTCGAAACGGGCGTGATTCGCCCCGGCGACACGGTCGAACCGCTCGACTGA
- the cofH gene encoding 7,8-didemethyl-8-hydroxy-5-deazariboflavin synthase subunit CofH, translating to MSDAASEFDFDVVPETDQSFENALANARDGRRLSVADGIELITTGTDTEGIDPRRKELVLEAADRRRAEVVGDEVTFVANVNNNVTTACNTGCLFCNFKDTAHNFEVDEPDDHAGFTKTPQESHDVVKDAVERGVYEVTSVSGLHPAFGLNDDHRAALDPDDPEHNYKPPERYTTDPHTYVEQIAAMSDAGAHVHSMTPEEAHHAQRGVDWSYRHVYRELADAGLDTVPGTAAEILVDEVRDVICPGKIDTGEWVAAMEAAADVGLPMTSTMMYGHVENVAHRVRHLDVIRDLQDRTGNITEFVPLSFIHQETPLYDRGVVETGASDAEDELLVAVARLYLDNIEHIQSSWVKFGNAKGLKLLNCGADDFMGTILSEEITKRAGGQHGEFRSVADYADMISAIGRTPVERSTDYTERRVLDPDADTLGPQLGPQADGTPLVPDRDTDGSRGTASADD from the coding sequence ATGTCCGACGCCGCCAGCGAGTTCGACTTCGACGTGGTCCCCGAGACCGACCAGTCGTTCGAGAACGCGCTGGCGAACGCCCGCGACGGCCGCCGGCTCTCCGTCGCGGACGGCATCGAACTCATCACCACCGGCACAGACACCGAAGGCATCGACCCGCGGCGGAAGGAACTCGTCCTCGAAGCCGCCGACCGCCGCCGCGCCGAGGTCGTCGGCGACGAGGTGACGTTCGTCGCGAACGTCAACAACAACGTCACCACGGCCTGCAACACGGGCTGTCTGTTCTGCAACTTCAAGGACACCGCGCACAACTTCGAGGTCGACGAACCCGACGACCACGCCGGCTTCACGAAGACGCCCCAGGAGTCCCACGACGTCGTGAAAGACGCCGTCGAGCGCGGCGTCTACGAGGTCACCTCCGTCTCGGGGCTCCACCCCGCGTTCGGCCTGAACGACGACCACCGCGCCGCCCTCGACCCCGACGACCCCGAGCACAACTACAAGCCGCCCGAGCGCTACACCACCGACCCGCACACGTACGTCGAGCAAATCGCGGCGATGAGCGACGCCGGCGCGCACGTCCACTCGATGACTCCCGAGGAAGCCCACCACGCCCAGCGCGGCGTCGACTGGAGCTACCGCCACGTCTACCGCGAACTCGCCGACGCCGGCCTCGACACCGTTCCCGGGACGGCCGCCGAAATCCTCGTCGACGAAGTGCGGGACGTCATCTGCCCCGGGAAAATCGACACCGGCGAGTGGGTCGCCGCGATGGAGGCCGCCGCCGACGTCGGCCTCCCGATGACCTCGACGATGATGTACGGCCACGTCGAAAACGTTGCCCACCGCGTCCGCCACCTCGACGTGATTCGGGACCTCCAGGACCGCACCGGTAACATCACGGAGTTCGTCCCGCTATCCTTCATCCATCAGGAGACGCCGCTGTACGACCGTGGCGTCGTCGAAACCGGGGCGAGCGACGCCGAGGACGAACTCCTCGTCGCCGTCGCGCGCCTCTACCTGGACAATATCGAGCACATCCAGTCGTCGTGGGTGAAGTTCGGGAACGCGAAGGGCCTGAAACTCCTGAACTGCGGCGCCGACGACTTCATGGGCACCATCCTCAGCGAGGAGATTACGAAGCGCGCGGGCGGCCAACACGGCGAGTTCCGCTCGGTCGCCGACTACGCCGACATGATTTCGGCCATCGGCCGCACGCCCGTCGAGCGCTCCACGGACTACACCGAGCGCCGCGTCCTCGACCCCGACGCCGACACGCTCGGCCCACAGCTCGGCCCGCAGGCCGACGGCACGCCGCTCGTTCCCGACCGCGACACCGACGGCTCGCGCGGCACCGCGAGCGCCGACGACTGA
- a CDS encoding phosphoribosylaminoimidazolesuccinocarboxamide synthase, with product MTSVKTLRVEAGATRDALGRGVFEFSDRYSVFDWGEMPDLIPGKGASLCTMGAFNFELLETEGVPTHYRGVRAEPRSAERASGERSDPRADSDGETVALADADEPPTEMEIALTQVPDLPFEGHDADGTNGEAIHGGYDYGAYHAAADGNYLVPLEVVFRNSVPVGSSLRKRRDPGEFDLDYAEWPEGPVDLPEPVVEFSTKYEEQDRYLSREEADAIAGRASIEELEGLARRVNEVVTERAEKVGFTHEDGKIECLYVDGEVQVADVAGTFDENRFAYEGREVSKEVVRQYYKRTDPVWVDAVSTAKAEADERGVADWRELCEASPDPLPADLVQATADMYAAGANRYTGHEWFDAPPLADALAAFEE from the coding sequence ATGACGAGCGTCAAAACCCTCCGCGTGGAAGCCGGGGCGACGCGGGACGCGCTGGGCCGGGGCGTCTTCGAGTTCAGCGACCGCTACTCGGTGTTCGACTGGGGGGAGATGCCCGACCTGATTCCGGGGAAGGGCGCGAGCCTCTGCACGATGGGCGCGTTCAACTTCGAACTCCTCGAAACCGAGGGCGTCCCTACACACTACCGGGGGGTCCGCGCGGAACCACGTTCCGCGGAACGTGCGAGCGGGGAGCGCAGCGACCCGCGAGCGGACAGCGACGGCGAGACCGTCGCGCTGGCGGACGCCGACGAACCGCCGACGGAGATGGAAATCGCGCTCACGCAGGTTCCGGACCTCCCCTTCGAGGGCCACGACGCCGACGGGACCAACGGGGAAGCCATCCACGGCGGCTACGACTACGGCGCGTACCACGCCGCCGCGGACGGCAACTACCTCGTGCCGCTGGAAGTCGTCTTCCGGAACAGCGTGCCCGTCGGGTCGAGCCTCCGCAAGCGCCGCGACCCCGGAGAGTTCGACCTCGACTACGCGGAGTGGCCCGAGGGGCCAGTCGACCTCCCCGAACCCGTCGTGGAGTTCTCCACGAAGTACGAGGAGCAGGACCGCTACCTCTCGCGCGAGGAGGCCGACGCCATCGCGGGCCGCGCGAGCATCGAGGAGCTGGAGGGGCTGGCGCGCCGCGTGAACGAGGTCGTCACCGAGCGCGCCGAGAAGGTCGGCTTCACGCACGAGGACGGGAAAATCGAGTGCCTCTACGTGGACGGCGAGGTGCAGGTCGCGGACGTCGCGGGGACGTTCGACGAGAACCGCTTCGCGTACGAGGGCCGAGAAGTATCGAAGGAGGTCGTCCGGCAGTACTACAAGCGCACCGACCCCGTCTGGGTCGACGCCGTCAGCACGGCCAAAGCAGAAGCAGACGAGCGCGGCGTCGCGGATTGGCGCGAACTCTGCGAGGCGTCCCCGGACCCGCTCCCCGCGGACCTCGTGCAGGCGACCGCGGACATGTACGCCGCGGGCGCGAACCGCTATACGGGCCACGAGTGGTTCGACGCGCCGCCGCTGGCCGACGCGCTCGCCGCGTTCGAGGAGTGA
- a CDS encoding metal-dependent hydrolase, translating into MATTHAAMGVLLATPLFWVAPEFAVPAALAAMAGGVFPDLDLGVLEHRKTLHYPEHYWPLAAAAFGIAVGSPSALTVAAAFFVLSAAVHSVTDALGGGLGARPWVNDDQRGVYSHTRSQWIRPRRWIRYDGAPEDLLAAVVLSIPGLALYDGLVRRLTVGMLAVSVGYALARKRLPDLLD; encoded by the coding sequence ATGGCCACGACCCACGCCGCGATGGGCGTCCTGCTCGCGACGCCGCTGTTCTGGGTCGCGCCCGAGTTCGCCGTGCCCGCCGCGCTCGCCGCGATGGCCGGCGGCGTCTTCCCGGACCTCGACCTGGGCGTGCTCGAACACCGGAAGACGCTGCACTATCCCGAGCACTACTGGCCGCTGGCCGCCGCGGCGTTCGGCATCGCCGTCGGTTCGCCGTCGGCGCTCACGGTCGCTGCCGCGTTCTTCGTGCTGTCGGCGGCCGTCCACTCCGTCACCGACGCGCTCGGCGGCGGGCTCGGCGCGCGCCCGTGGGTGAACGACGACCAGCGCGGGGTCTACTCCCACACCCGCAGTCAGTGGATTCGCCCGCGGCGCTGGATTCGCTACGACGGCGCGCCCGAGGACCTGCTCGCCGCCGTCGTGCTCTCGATTCCGGGGCTCGCGCTGTACGACGGACTCGTGCGACGGCTCACAGTCGGAATGCTCGCGGTGTCGGTCGGCTACGCGCTCGCCCGCAAGCGCCTCCCCGACCTGCTGGACTAG
- the cofG gene encoding 7,8-didemethyl-8-hydroxy-5-deazariboflavin synthase subunit CofG has protein sequence MSSIPGADAYGVDVEIRDADREAALAVRPEDVETAEELTFARNVFVPLTTACRYTCTYCTYYDPPGEAELMSPEAVRETCRTGSAAGCTEALFTFGDDPDDRYTEVHDQLAEWGFDSIHDYLRRACEIALEEGLLPHANPGDQTREQMAHVADVNASMGVMLETTADVQAHGGPRAKNPGQRLHTIEVAGDLGVPFTTGILVGVGEDWGDRADSLLAIRALHERYGHVQEVIVQPVSPNERWTEDPPSRETMRRTVAMARAVLPEDVAVQVPPNLADARALLDCGVEDLGGVSPVTKDHINPDYAWPALRELEDIADHGGVPLRERLPVYERFLPEDGRENEWVSERIGRAIESGERYQAVLSGEPLDAHGPQH, from the coding sequence GTGAGTTCGATTCCGGGGGCGGACGCGTACGGCGTCGACGTCGAGATTCGAGACGCCGACCGGGAGGCCGCGCTCGCGGTCCGTCCCGAGGACGTCGAGACCGCCGAGGAGTTGACGTTCGCGCGCAACGTCTTCGTGCCGCTGACGACCGCGTGCCGGTACACGTGCACGTACTGCACGTACTACGACCCGCCCGGCGAAGCCGAACTGATGAGTCCCGAGGCCGTCCGGGAGACGTGTCGGACTGGCTCGGCGGCGGGCTGCACGGAGGCGTTGTTCACGTTCGGGGACGACCCCGACGACCGCTACACCGAAGTCCACGACCAGCTCGCCGAGTGGGGGTTCGACTCCATCCACGACTACCTCCGGCGCGCCTGCGAAATCGCCCTGGAAGAGGGACTGCTGCCGCACGCGAACCCCGGCGACCAGACGCGCGAGCAGATGGCCCACGTCGCGGACGTGAACGCGTCGATGGGCGTGATGCTGGAGACGACGGCGGACGTGCAGGCCCACGGCGGGCCGCGCGCGAAGAACCCCGGCCAGCGCCTGCACACCATCGAAGTGGCGGGCGACCTCGGCGTGCCGTTCACGACGGGCATCCTCGTCGGCGTCGGCGAGGACTGGGGCGACCGCGCGGACAGCCTGCTCGCGATTCGGGCGCTCCACGAGCGCTACGGCCACGTGCAGGAGGTCATCGTCCAGCCGGTCAGCCCGAACGAGCGCTGGACCGAGGACCCGCCGAGCCGCGAGACGATGCGGCGCACGGTGGCGATGGCGCGCGCGGTGCTGCCCGAGGACGTGGCAGTACAGGTGCCGCCGAATCTCGCGGACGCCCGCGCGCTGCTGGACTGCGGCGTCGAGGACTTGGGTGGCGTCTCCCCGGTGACGAAAGACCACATCAATCCCGACTACGCGTGGCCCGCGCTGCGCGAACTGGAGGACATCGCCGACCACGGCGGCGTCCCGCTGCGCGAGCGCCTCCCGGTCTACGAGCGCTTCCTCCCCGAGGACGGGCGCGAGAACGAGTGGGTGAGCGAGCGCATCGGGCGCGCCATCGAGTCCGGCGAGCGGTATCAGGCGGTGCTGTCGGGCGAACCGCTGGACGCGCACGGCCCCCAACACTAA
- the purQ gene encoding phosphoribosylformylglycinamidine synthase I translates to MTVSVIRFGGSNCDRDAVRALAHVDVDAEIVWHEDDLPADTTGVVLPGGFSYGDYLRAGAMAAHSPIMDDVRDLADDGVPVLGVCNGAQIGCESKLTPGAFTTNASARFQCEHVNVRVENADTPFTAAYDEGDVLTLPIAHGEGRFEIDDERYDDLVSEDRVLFRYCDADGEVSDTANPNGSTGAVAGVLGEHESVAVLMPHPERATLPELGLTDGQGVLDAFA, encoded by the coding sequence ATGACAGTTTCCGTTATCCGCTTCGGCGGCTCGAACTGCGACCGGGACGCCGTCCGCGCGCTCGCGCACGTCGACGTCGACGCCGAAATCGTCTGGCACGAGGACGACCTCCCCGCCGACACCACGGGCGTCGTCCTCCCCGGCGGCTTCTCGTACGGTGACTACCTCCGCGCCGGCGCGATGGCCGCGCACTCCCCGATTATGGACGACGTGCGCGACCTCGCCGACGACGGCGTGCCCGTCCTCGGCGTCTGCAACGGCGCGCAAATCGGCTGCGAGTCGAAGCTCACGCCGGGCGCGTTCACGACGAACGCGAGCGCGCGCTTCCAGTGCGAGCACGTCAACGTCCGCGTGGAGAACGCCGACACGCCGTTCACGGCCGCCTACGACGAAGGCGACGTCCTCACGCTCCCCATCGCGCACGGCGAGGGGCGCTTCGAAATCGACGACGAGCGCTACGACGACCTCGTCAGCGAGGACCGCGTGCTGTTCCGCTACTGCGACGCGGACGGCGAGGTATCCGACACTGCGAATCCGAACGGCTCCACGGGCGCGGTCGCGGGCGTGCTCGGTGAGCACGAGTCCGTCGCCGTCCTGATGCCTCACCCCGAGCGCGCGACGCTCCCCGAACTCGGACTCACGGACGGACAGGGCGTCCTCGACGCGTTCGCGTAA
- a CDS encoding archaeosine biosynthesis radical SAM protein RaSEA, translating into MSEPSAEVYEQGRGMDAHNKVMRELRDEKGAKDYAPDEPTRVWLDEDNTPDGVYQSLTIILNTGGCRWARAGGCTMCGYVAESVEGGTVAHDDLMAQVDACLEHEQDEADEESGLIKIYTSGSFLDEREVPAETRQAIAETFADRERIVVESLPDFVDKAKIEDFTAVGLETDVAVGLETATDRVRHDCVNKYFDFSDFEAACAEARQADAGVKAYLLMKPPFLSESEAVEDMKKSVRECSEVEGCHTVSMNPTNVQRYTMVDQLHFRGGYRPPWLWSVAEVLESTADADAIVVSDPVGHGSDRGPHNCGECDDLVQEAIKDFDLRQDPSVFSEVSCECEATWDAVVERETSYNLPLAE; encoded by the coding sequence ATGAGCGAGCCGAGCGCGGAGGTCTACGAGCAGGGGCGTGGGATGGACGCCCACAACAAGGTGATGCGGGAGCTGCGCGACGAGAAGGGCGCGAAAGACTACGCGCCCGACGAGCCGACGCGCGTCTGGCTAGACGAGGACAACACGCCGGACGGCGTCTACCAGAGCCTCACCATCATCCTCAACACCGGCGGGTGCCGGTGGGCACGCGCCGGCGGTTGTACGATGTGCGGGTACGTCGCCGAGTCCGTGGAGGGCGGGACGGTCGCCCACGACGACCTGATGGCGCAAGTCGACGCCTGCCTCGAACACGAGCAGGACGAAGCCGACGAGGAGAGCGGCCTGATAAAAATCTACACGAGCGGGTCGTTCCTCGACGAGCGCGAGGTGCCCGCCGAGACGCGGCAGGCCATCGCCGAGACGTTCGCGGACCGCGAGCGCATCGTCGTGGAGAGCCTCCCGGACTTCGTCGACAAGGCGAAAATCGAGGACTTCACCGCAGTCGGCCTGGAGACGGACGTCGCCGTCGGCCTGGAGACCGCGACGGACCGCGTGCGCCACGACTGCGTGAACAAGTACTTCGACTTCAGCGACTTCGAGGCGGCCTGCGCGGAGGCCCGGCAGGCGGACGCCGGCGTGAAGGCGTACCTGCTGATGAAGCCGCCGTTCCTCTCCGAGTCCGAGGCCGTCGAGGACATGAAGAAGTCCGTGCGGGAGTGCTCGGAAGTCGAGGGCTGCCACACGGTGTCGATGAACCCGACGAACGTCCAGCGGTACACGATGGTCGACCAACTACACTTCCGTGGGGGCTACCGGCCACCGTGGCTCTGGTCGGTCGCGGAGGTGCTGGAATCCACCGCGGACGCCGACGCCATCGTCGTCTCCGACCCGGTCGGCCACGGCAGCGACCGCGGCCCGCACAACTGCGGGGAGTGCGACGACCTCGTGCAGGAAGCAATCAAGGACTTCGACCTCCGGCAGGACCCCTCCGTGTTCTCGGAAGTGTCCTGTGAGTGCGAGGCGACGTGGGACGCGGTCGTCGAGCGCGAGACGAGCTACAACCTCCCGCTCGCCGAGTAG
- a CDS encoding adenosylcobalamin-dependent ribonucleoside-diphosphate reductase encodes MPEDVTLPRKRVRADTVEERLTDNAVEHILPARYLLRDETGEVVETPAELFERVADAVASPEDDAALWSDRFYELLTGLEFVPNSPTLMNAGGPLGQLSACFVMSPEDDLDDIFETVRRAARVFQSGGGVGYAFSELRPRGDVVAETGGVASGPVSFMRVYDQMCETVKSGGKRRGAQMGVLRVDHPDVGRFCVAKREEGELENFNVSVAITDDFLDALDAGEAYELTNPRTGGVHEVTEATAQFYNASHADADPRVVPQNFWRDYGDSVAGVDEFRGDLVEVGEPMTLPAKFVWRLLVDGAWRNGEPGVFAVDRANREHSFDVDEHPEHRIEATNPCGEQPLEDFEACNLGHVNLSLMAAEDAPLWGEFEHDGDLEARVDAFLDEALDTERLDRVTRWGTRFLDDVVTASDFPLPEIEQTVSEMRKVGLGVMGFAELLVQFGVRYGSDAGVEIADRVMAHIDHVATETSRELAAERGKFPKWDESKYAEPTAYPEWFRRHTAEDPGAWADGYPIRNHGVTSVAPTGTTSMIANTSGGCEPIYEVVYFKNVGRDVQGAEPLVEFDDYFLRVLEANGVDVDAVEAEAKRLLKAGEFEGAQSLSVPDEILELFPTARELPMDAHVRVQAAFQAHVDGAVSKTINVAHDATRGDVAAAYRRAIDLGCVGVTVYRTGSRTAQVLTTKPEETGSVD; translated from the coding sequence ATGCCCGAGGACGTCACGCTCCCCCGGAAGCGCGTGCGCGCCGACACGGTCGAGGAACGGCTCACGGACAACGCCGTCGAACACATTCTGCCGGCGCGGTACCTGCTCCGCGACGAGACCGGCGAGGTCGTGGAAACGCCCGCGGAGCTGTTCGAGCGCGTCGCCGACGCCGTCGCCAGCCCGGAAGACGACGCGGCGTTGTGGAGCGACCGGTTCTACGAGCTGCTGACGGGCCTGGAGTTCGTGCCGAACTCGCCGACGCTGATGAACGCGGGCGGGCCGCTCGGCCAGTTGTCGGCGTGCTTCGTGATGTCGCCGGAGGACGACTTGGACGACATCTTCGAGACGGTGCGGCGGGCGGCCCGCGTGTTCCAGTCGGGTGGCGGCGTCGGGTACGCGTTCTCGGAGCTGCGGCCGCGCGGCGACGTCGTCGCGGAGACCGGCGGCGTGGCGTCCGGGCCGGTGTCGTTCATGCGCGTCTACGACCAGATGTGCGAGACGGTGAAGTCGGGCGGGAAACGACGTGGCGCGCAGATGGGCGTGTTGCGCGTTGACCACCCGGACGTCGGGCGATTCTGCGTGGCGAAACGCGAGGAGGGCGAGCTGGAGAACTTCAACGTCTCCGTGGCGATCACCGACGACTTCCTCGACGCCCTGGACGCGGGCGAGGCGTACGAGCTCACGAACCCGCGGACGGGCGGAGTCCACGAGGTGACAGAGGCGACCGCGCAGTTCTACAACGCGAGCCACGCGGACGCCGACCCGCGGGTAGTCCCACAGAACTTCTGGCGGGACTACGGGGACAGCGTCGCGGGCGTCGACGAGTTCCGGGGCGACCTCGTGGAAGTTGGCGAGCCGATGACACTCCCAGCTAAATTCGTCTGGCGGCTACTCGTCGACGGCGCGTGGCGGAACGGCGAACCGGGCGTGTTCGCGGTCGACCGCGCGAACCGCGAGCACTCCTTCGACGTCGACGAGCACCCCGAGCATCGCATCGAGGCGACGAACCCCTGCGGCGAGCAGCCCCTCGAAGACTTCGAGGCGTGCAACCTCGGGCACGTGAACCTCTCGCTGATGGCAGCCGAGGACGCGCCGCTATGGGGTGAGTTCGAGCACGACGGCGACCTCGAAGCGCGCGTGGACGCGTTCCTCGACGAAGCGCTCGACACCGAACGCCTGGACCGCGTGACGCGCTGGGGGACGCGCTTTCTGGACGACGTGGTGACGGCCAGCGACTTCCCGCTGCCCGAAATCGAGCAGACGGTCTCGGAGATGCGGAAGGTTGGCTTGGGCGTGATGGGGTTCGCGGAGCTACTCGTCCAGTTTGGCGTGCGCTACGGCAGCGACGCGGGCGTCGAAATCGCCGACCGGGTGATGGCGCACATCGACCACGTCGCGACGGAGACGAGCCGCGAACTCGCCGCCGAGCGCGGGAAGTTCCCGAAGTGGGACGAGTCGAAGTACGCCGAGCCGACGGCGTATCCGGAGTGGTTCCGCCGGCACACGGCCGAGGACCCCGGAGCGTGGGCGGACGGCTACCCGATTCGGAACCACGGCGTGACGAGCGTCGCGCCGACCGGCACGACCTCGATGATAGCCAACACCTCGGGGGGTTGTGAGCCCATCTACGAGGTCGTCTACTTCAAGAACGTCGGCCGGGACGTGCAGGGAGCCGAGCCGCTCGTGGAGTTCGACGACTACTTCCTGCGCGTGCTGGAGGCCAACGGCGTGGACGTCGACGCCGTCGAGGCGGAAGCCAAGCGCCTCCTCAAGGCGGGCGAGTTCGAGGGCGCGCAGTCGCTGTCGGTCCCCGACGAGATTTTGGAATTGTTCCCGACCGCGCGCGAACTCCCGATGGACGCCCACGTGCGGGTGCAGGCGGCGTTCCAGGCGCACGTGGACGGCGCGGTCTCGAAGACCATCAACGTCGCCCACGACGCCACCCGCGGGGACGTCGCGGCCGCGTACCGGCGCGCCATCGACCTCGGCTGCGTCGGCGTCACCGTCTACCGCACGGGCTCGCGAACGGCGCAGGTGCTCACGACGAAGCCCGAGGAGACCGGGAGCGTCGACTAG
- a CDS encoding CBS domain-containing protein, translating into MRVSEVMSTDVLAAPADDSVREAVGRMLDEGTGSVVVEKDGNPAGILTKVDVMEAGHEYDRPLSEIPVYAAASRPLITVEPSATVRAAAARMFDYGIHHLPAADGLDLVGIVTATDLLEAQADLLAAAREADERRDEWAD; encoded by the coding sequence ATGCGGGTGAGCGAGGTGATGTCCACGGACGTGCTCGCGGCGCCGGCCGACGACAGCGTCCGCGAGGCCGTCGGACGGATGCTCGACGAGGGGACAGGTAGCGTCGTTGTCGAGAAGGACGGCAACCCGGCGGGGATTCTCACGAAGGTGGACGTGATGGAGGCTGGCCACGAGTACGACCGGCCGCTCAGCGAGATTCCGGTCTACGCCGCCGCGAGCCGCCCGCTGATAACTGTCGAGCCGTCGGCGACCGTGCGCGCGGCGGCCGCGCGGATGTTCGACTACGGCATCCACCACCTCCCGGCCGCGGACGGGCTCGACCTCGTTGGCATCGTCACGGCGACGGACCTCCTCGAAGCGCAGGCCGACCTGCTCGCGGCGGCCCGCGAGGCCGACGAGCGCCGCGACGAGTGGGCGGACTAG